In Gossypium hirsutum isolate 1008001.06 chromosome D06, Gossypium_hirsutum_v2.1, whole genome shotgun sequence, one genomic interval encodes:
- the LOC107900405 gene encoding putative EG45-like domain containing protein 1: protein MEKTTLIFVGIIASLVSFASATPGIATFYTNYVPSACFGSQDLGLISNKDQGKMIAAAGDALWNNGAVCGKIFTVTCTGPRNPVPHPCTGKSVTVKIVDHCPGCPSTIDLSREAFALTANPVAGIINIDYNQYAYFTSLSSPLLLQ, encoded by the exons ATGGAGAAGACTACTTTGATTTTTGTTGGTATCATTGCCAGCCTTGTCTCCTTTGCTTCAGCAACACCAGGGATTGCCACCTTCTACACAAATTATGTTC CTTCTGCATGCTTTGGAAGCCAGGAtt tgggtttgatttctaacaaGGATCAAGGAAAAATGATTGCCGCGGCTGGTGATGCATTGTGGAATAATGGGGCAGTGTGTGGGAAAATCTTCACTGTGACATGCACGGGACCCCGAAATCCGGTACCACATCCATGCACAGGCAAAAGCGTAACTGTGAAGATCGTTGATCACTGCCCGGGATGCCCATCAACCATTGATCTCTCCCGAGAGGCATTCGCTCTTACTGCTAACCCTGTTGCCGGTATCATTAACATTGACTACAACCAGTATGCATACTTCACTTCCTTATCATCTCCATTGCTTCTTCAGTGA
- the LOC107901892 gene encoding NAC domain-containing protein 73-like (The RefSeq protein has 1 frameshift compared to this genomic sequence): MTWCNNTVDGRALHIATKEPTVTVATSAAAASTISCPSCGHNIPYQDQAGIHDLPGLPAGVKFDPTDQEILEHLEAKVILDKCNLHPLIDEFIPTLEGENGICYTHPERLPGVSKDGQIRHFFHRPSKAYTTGTRKRRKVHTGDEDGSETRWHKTGKTRPVLVGGTVKGYKKILVLYTNYGRQKKPEKTNWVMHQYHLGNNEDEKDGELVVSKVFYQTQPRQCGTSSSIKETLNRKSKNIIQTPNSSSGGVVEYYNQPFVSFDHGHGSHHYRENPPQIIPNFGVQGDESSFYRLASDTRKGKGRSL, translated from the exons ATGACATGGTGCAATAACACGGTCGATGGTAGAGCTCTGCATATAGCTACTAAAGAACCCACCGTTACCGTCGCCACCTCCGCCGCGGCCGCCTCAACCATTAGTTGCCCTTCATGTGGCCATAACATACCCTACCAAGATCAG GCGGGGATTCATGACTTGCCTGGTTTACCAGCGGGAGTGAAATTCGATCCCACTGACCAGGAAATTCTAGAGCATTTAGAAGCCAAGGTAATATTGGACAAGTGCAACCTTCATCCTTTGATTGATGAGTTTATTCCAACGCTTGAAGGCGAGAATGGAATTTGCTATACTCATCCAGAGAGGCTTCCAG GTGTAAGCAAAGATGGGCAAATTCGACACTTCTTTCATCGACCATCCAAGGCGTACACTACGGGGACTAGGAAGAGAAGAAAAGTGCACACCGGTGATGAAGATGGAAGCGAAACAAGGTGGCATAAAACAGGCAAAACCAGACCAGTTTTGGTGGGTGGGACAGTGAAAGGATACAAAA TATTAGTACTGTACACTAACTATGGCAGGCAAAAGAAACCTGAGAAGACAAACTGGGTAATGCATCAATATCACCTTGGTAACaatgaagatgagaaagatgGAGAGTTGGTGGTTTCTAAAGTGTTTTACCAAACTCAACCTAGGCAATGCGGTACAAGTAGTAGTATTAAGGAAACCCTTAATAGAAAGTCGAAAAATATTATTCAAACTCCTAATTCAAGCAGTGGGGGCGTTGTTGAGTATTACAATCAACCTTTTGTTTCATTTGATCATGGTCATGGAAGCCATCATTATAGAGAAAACCCACCTCAAATCATCCCTAATTTTGGTGTTCAAGGTGATGAATCTTCGTTTTATCGATTAGCCTCTGATACAAGGAAAGGGAAAGGGAGATcactttga